In Lolium rigidum isolate FL_2022 chromosome 3, APGP_CSIRO_Lrig_0.1, whole genome shotgun sequence, the genomic window GAAATCCCATTTCATCGGCAATACAGAGCAACCTCACAATTTACCACACACACACATAGGCAAAGGCATTTCCACATATGAACGCGTGAACAACCGATAGTTAGTTCTCCAAATCGTGATATCCTGCACAAGTCACAATCGCTCTCTGTGCTCGATCACACATCGGCCTTCGACGTCCTGACCTCCGCGCCCTTGCCACCGCTGTTGGCGTCCTCCCCGGCGATGCTGATGACGCGGGGCTCCCGCCTGCGGTGCTCGGCGACCTTGGGCACCGTGACGGTGAGCACGCCGTCCTCGAGGCGCGCGGTGACGCGGTCGACGTCGGCGCCGGCGGGCATGCGGAACCGGCGCCAGAACCTCCCCGCGGCGCGCTCGGCGCGGTGCCACCGCTCGCCCTCCTTCTCCTCGTCCGCCCTGCGCTCGCCGGAGACCCGCAGCACGCGgttgtcctccacctccaccttcacgtcGTCCCGCCGCACCCCGGGCACGTCGAGCGAGATGACGTGCGCGTCGGGCGTCTCCTTCCAGTCGCACCTCGCCAGCGCCACCGCCGGGGAGATTGCCCCCGCCTGGCTGCTGGCCGACGCCGGCCTGGAGGACACCGCGAGCGGCGTCTGCTCCAGCACCCGGAACGGGTCGTCGAGCAGGTCCCATAGCCCGCCGCTCAGGCCGTACGGCACCAGCGCGGCCACGGGCGGGGCCAGCACGGCCATCGCGACAAAAGCCGCTACCGCCAGAGCCTTCTTGGACACAGCCGCCATTGCTACACTGTTCTGTACACGAAGCTTCAACTGTTGGATGGACCGCTTTGTTTAGCGCTCTCGATTGTGTTGATTCTTTTCCTTGCTCGAGATGTGGCGTGAGCTCGccggtatttatacaggttgtgaCAGGTCGATTTCAATGCAAGCAGCTAGCTCGAGGACTCGAGAAGGTTCGTTCGTTTGATCCCAATTCTACGAGCTTCCGGAGGTATGGAGGTTGGTGGCCAGGAGTTCCCGGAGACTCGAGAGATGTCTTCTGCCTGGTTGGGCCTAGTTGTCTCACTGGGATTAATATATGGGTCCAGTTAAGACATAGTCCGAACTTTTTTTTCTCCCTCTCCGGTGAGCCGTTGCCCCGCAGCCACCGCCAGTTGAACCTGAGCCCGGCCTGCCAGCCCGCGGCCGGCGTGCTGCCCCTCTCTGCCtgaagctcctcctccgccggtctGCCACCCCAGCCACCCCTCTAAGCCCCACACACTTCTTTTTTAGCACGTGCGACCTCGCACTTGCACCCTCTACCCGAACTTTCTTTCTCGACATCGCCCTCTACGGCGCGGCGGCCACGTTGTCACTGACTACGGCTCGCTGGTCTCTCCTCCGCTCCTTTCTCCATTGTTTTTTGGTAGTGTGTGCAATGAAGAAGAGAATCTTGAGAAGATAAGGTAGGGAATGGATAAGATAGGCCCATAGCACGAATGTAGGAGTGTTGATCTGTCGGTGTTGAGTTTGATCGAGCCGTAAGCTAAACAGTTTGCTCAAAATTAGCAAAA contains:
- the LOC124699598 gene encoding 21.9 kDa heat shock protein-like, which translates into the protein MAAVSKKALAVAAFVAMAVLAPPVAALVPYGLSGGLWDLLDDPFRVLEQTPLAVSSRPASASSQAGAISPAVALARCDWKETPDAHVISLDVPGVRRDDVKVEVEDNRVLRVSGERRADEEKEGERWHRAERAAGRFWRRFRMPAGADVDRVTARLEDGVLTVTVPKVAEHRRREPRVISIAGEDANSGGKGAEVRTSKADV